The Aphidius gifuensis isolate YNYX2018 linkage group LG2, ASM1490517v1, whole genome shotgun sequence DNA window ataaaaaaattaataaattctaattattgcaaataaaagcagtataaataaatcaattgcttaatttttttttcattttttaagatttatttttgtatttacataatataaaaaccatttgtctatttttacttattgaaaaaatgattttattttttttgttttacaagTAATCAGTTGGATTACGATCTTGTTTAATTTGTGATTTAATTCGCTTTTCAAATAGACGTTGTCGAGCAGCTTTAATTTGACCTTTACGTATTTTTTCTTCAGTATCAGGTGATGTTGTTGGAGCTGGAGTTGCTGCTTTTCTTATCATACTACGAAGTCTTTCAAGTGCATCAGCAAGATTCATTTGTTGTGATTTTGTTAATtcagatttaattattaaatatccaTCTTTATTTATACGTGATTTTTCctgtttaataaacaatattttttttttaattatatgtaaaaatttgtGGTGATTTATGTTAGTAATTTAGGGACAAACCTgaactaataatttttctcgAATTTCATCAGATATCCATGTTgcatttttaacttgaaatcTCAGGTCAACTTTTGAATTAACAACATTTACATTCTGTCCACCAGGTCCACTGCTACGACTATATGTCACTGACAATT harbors:
- the LOC122850185 gene encoding peptidyl-tRNA hydrolase ICT1, mitochondrial; this encodes MSIIKNCIFNVLKKDNVILFCKFSGLSRKYSYKSAYSLDKFYPKSNLKIYTPTFIPEDPNAKFDGFIPMDKLSVTYSRSSGPGGQNVNVVNSKVDLRFQVKNATWISDEIREKLLVQEKSRINKDGYLIIKSELTKSQQMNLADALERLRSMIRKAATPAPTTSPDTEEKIRKGQIKAARQRLFEKRIKSQIKQDRNPTDYL